A part of Mustela erminea isolate mMusErm1 chromosome 9, mMusErm1.Pri, whole genome shotgun sequence genomic DNA contains:
- the LOC116598789 gene encoding putative olfactory receptor 8G3 pseudogene, whose protein sequence is MEIMDPGNHSTVTKFILAGLTEKPELQLPLFFLFLGIYVVTVVGNLGMIMLIWLSAHLHTPMYYFLSSLSFIDLCHSTVITPKMLVNFVTEVNVISYPECMTQLYFFLVFAIAECHMLAVMAYDRYAAICNPLLYNVIMSSHFCFWLTVGVYSLGIIGSTIHTGFMMRLLFCKNNVVNHYFCDLFPLLELSCSNIYVNELLVLVLSAFNLLTPALTILASYVFILSSILRIHSTEGRSKAFSTCSSHITAVAFFYGSSAFMYLQPSSVGSMDQGKVSSVFYTTIVPMLNPLIYSLRNKDVKFSLKKILESRKCSGIESIS, encoded by the coding sequence ATGGAGATAATGGACCCTGGAAATCACTCTACAGTGACCAAGTTCATCCTTGCTGGGCTAACAGAGAAACCAGAACTCCAgcttccccttttcttcctcttcctaggAATCTATGTGGTCACGGTGGTGGGGAACTTGGGCATGATCATGCTGATATGGCTCAGTGCCCACTTGCACACCCCCATGTACTACTTCCTCAGTAGCTTGTCTTTCATTGATCTCTGCCATTCCACTGTCATTACCCCCAAAATGTTGGTGAACTTTGTGACAGAGGTGAATGTCATCTCCTACCCTGAATGCATGACTCAgctctatttcttccttgtttttgcTATTGCAGAGTGTCACATGCTGGCTGTAATGGCTTATGACCGCTATGCTGCCATCTGTAATCCCCTGCTTTACAATGTCATCATGTCTTCTCACTTCTGCTTCTGGCTCACAGTAGGAGTTTATAGTTTGGGCATTATTGGATCTACAATCCACACGGGCTTCATGATGAGACTCCTTTTCTGCAAGAACAATGTGGTTAACCATTatttctgtgatctcttcccaCTCTTGGAGCTGTCCTGTTCCAACATCTACGTCAATGAATTACTGGTCCTAGTCTTGAGTGCATTTAACCTCTTGACTCCTGCCTTAACAATCCTTGCCTCCTACGTCTTcatcctctccagcatcctcCGCATCCACTCCACTGAGGGCAGGTCCAAAGCCTTCAGCACCTGCAGCTCGCACATCACAGCTGTGGCTTTCTTCTATGGATCTTCTGCCTTCATGTACCTGCAGCCATCATCTGTGGGATCCATGGACCAAGGGAAAGTGTCCTCCGTGTTTTATACCACCATTGTGCCCATGCTGAACCCCCTGATCTATAGCCTGCGGAATAAGGATGTCAAATTTTCCCTGAAGAAAATTCTGGAGAGTAGAAAGTGTTCAGGAATAGAATCAATATCATGA